One genomic window of Staphylococcus hsinchuensis includes the following:
- the recG gene encoding ATP-dependent DNA helicase RecG, giving the protein MSKVNLIDNPFPLSQIKGLGPKRLSVLNELNIHTVEDLILYFPIRYEDNTIVNLNEAEDQATVTVEGEVYSTPTVAFFGRNKSKLTVHLMVNQIAVKCIFFNQPYLKKKITLHDTVTIKGKWNRSKQEINGNRMFFNKQSSEEEQYEPVYRIKEGIKQKPLRDMIRSTLNHVTIHEWLSDELRNKYKLESLSNTINALHFAPDKTSLLHARRTYAFTELFMFELRMQWLNRLEKTSDEAIEVAYDLPLVKQFISELPFELTDAQKQSVNEIFRDLKAPIRMHRLLQGDVGSGKTIVAAICMYALKTAGYQSALMVPTEILAEQHAESLSELFGDRMNIALLTGSVKGKRRKLLLEQLHKNEIDCVVGTHALIQDDVQFDNVGLVITDEQHRFGVNQRQLLREKGAMTNVLFMTATPIPRTLAISVFGEMDVSSIKQLPKGRKQIITTWSKHEAYEQVLNQMTTELKKGRQAYVICPLIESSEHLEEVQNVVALYESLQAYYEPDRVGLLHGKMSSEEKDDVMHRFSNHDIDILVSTTVVEVGVNVPNATFMMIYDADRFGLSTLHQLRGRVGRSEHQSYCVLLASPKTETGIERMNIMTQTTDGFELSERDLEMRGPGDFFGVKQSGLPDFLVANIVEDYKMLEVARDEAAELIQSGEFFNDQYNRLRTFIETHLLHMNFD; this is encoded by the coding sequence ATGTCTAAAGTCAATTTGATTGATAATCCATTCCCTTTATCTCAAATAAAAGGTTTAGGGCCCAAGAGATTATCTGTATTGAATGAATTAAATATACACACCGTTGAAGATTTAATTTTATATTTTCCAATTCGTTATGAAGATAATACGATTGTCAATTTAAATGAGGCTGAAGATCAAGCGACAGTGACAGTTGAAGGCGAGGTCTACTCAACTCCAACTGTCGCTTTTTTTGGTAGAAATAAATCTAAATTAACGGTGCATTTAATGGTCAATCAAATCGCTGTAAAATGTATATTTTTTAATCAACCTTATTTGAAAAAGAAAATAACATTACATGACACGGTGACTATAAAAGGTAAATGGAATCGGAGTAAACAAGAAATAAATGGTAATCGTATGTTCTTTAACAAACAATCATCTGAAGAGGAACAGTATGAGCCTGTCTATCGAATTAAAGAAGGCATTAAACAAAAGCCGCTTAGAGATATGATTAGAAGTACTTTGAACCATGTTACGATACACGAATGGTTATCAGATGAGTTACGTAATAAATATAAGTTAGAATCACTCTCTAACACAATTAACGCCTTACATTTTGCCCCTGATAAGACATCTTTGTTACATGCACGTCGTACTTACGCATTTACTGAATTGTTTATGTTTGAATTGCGTATGCAATGGCTCAATCGTTTAGAGAAGACTTCTGACGAAGCAATTGAAGTAGCTTATGATTTGCCACTAGTGAAACAATTTATTAGTGAATTACCGTTTGAGTTGACTGATGCTCAAAAGCAAAGTGTTAATGAAATTTTTAGAGATTTAAAGGCACCAATACGTATGCATCGTTTACTACAAGGTGATGTTGGTTCAGGTAAAACAATTGTAGCAGCGATTTGTATGTATGCATTAAAAACTGCTGGCTATCAATCGGCATTAATGGTACCTACTGAAATATTAGCCGAACAACATGCAGAAAGTTTATCAGAACTATTTGGTGATCGTATGAATATTGCCTTACTGACAGGTTCGGTGAAAGGGAAACGTCGAAAATTACTGCTAGAACAATTACATAAAAATGAAATCGATTGTGTGGTTGGGACACACGCACTTATTCAAGATGATGTTCAATTTGATAATGTCGGTTTAGTGATTACTGATGAACAACATCGATTTGGTGTGAATCAACGTCAATTACTGAGAGAAAAAGGTGCAATGACCAATGTGTTATTTATGACAGCAACGCCTATTCCACGAACGTTAGCTATTTCAGTATTTGGTGAAATGGATGTTTCTTCCATCAAACAATTACCAAAAGGCCGTAAACAGATCATTACGACTTGGTCTAAGCATGAAGCCTATGAACAAGTCCTCAATCAAATGACCACAGAACTGAAAAAAGGAAGACAAGCATATGTTATTTGTCCACTCATTGAAAGCTCTGAACATTTAGAAGAAGTTCAAAACGTAGTTGCGCTTTATGAATCGTTGCAAGCATATTATGAACCTGATCGTGTCGGATTGTTACATGGAAAGATGAGTTCTGAAGAAAAGGATGATGTCATGCATCGATTTAGTAACCATGACATTGATATTCTTGTTTCTACAACAGTGGTTGAAGTTGGAGTCAATGTTCCTAATGCAACATTTATGATGATTTATGATGCAGATCGCTTTGGTTTATCTACGTTACACCAGTTAAGAGGGCGCGTTGGTCGTAGTGAACATCAAAGTTATTGTGTATTACTTGCTTCCCCAAAGACAGAAACGGGTATAGAACGCATGAATATAATGACACAAACCACTGATGGATTCGAGTTAAGTGAAAGAGATTTAGAGATGCGAGGTCCAGGAGATTTCTTCGGTGTAAAACAAAGTGGGTTACCTGATTTTCTTGTTGCAAATATCGTCGAAGATTATAAAATGCTCGAAGTGGCACGTGATGAAGCTGCTGAGCTCATACAATCAGGTGAATTCTTTAACGATCAATACAATCGGTTAAGAACATTTATAGAAACACATTTATTACACATGAATTTTGATTAA
- the fapR gene encoding transcription factor FapR codes for MKLRKIERRNAIKKEIEKNPFITDQDLSMLFSVSIQTIRLDRTHLNIPELRKRIKTVARKNHERIRSIDGSEIIGDVINVSPDKHATSIIKVDEDSVFTRNKIARGHVLFAQANSLCVALIHRPIVLTRDSKVEFLQPVKLNDTVRAEAQTLDITNKYFTIKVESYVKNALVFRGTFKMYYTSEDEENG; via the coding sequence ATGAAATTACGTAAAATAGAACGTAGAAATGCAATTAAAAAAGAAATTGAAAAAAACCCTTTTATTACTGATCAAGATTTAAGTATGCTATTTTCTGTAAGCATTCAAACAATTAGACTGGACCGCACACACTTAAATATTCCTGAATTAAGAAAACGCATTAAAACAGTAGCTAGAAAAAATCACGAACGCATTCGCTCAATAGATGGTAGTGAGATAATTGGGGATGTTATTAACGTTAGTCCTGATAAGCATGCAACGTCTATTATCAAAGTAGATGAAGACTCTGTCTTTACGAGAAATAAAATTGCCAGAGGACACGTTTTATTTGCCCAAGCGAACTCATTATGCGTTGCACTTATACATAGACCAATCGTTTTAACGAGAGATAGTAAGGTGGAATTTTTACAACCTGTAAAACTAAATGATACAGTTAGAGCTGAAGCACAAACGCTTGATATAACAAACAAATACTTTACGATCAAAGTGGAATCGTATGTAAAAAATGCGTTAGTTTTTAGAGGTACATTCAAAATGTATTATACAAGTGAGGATGAAGAGAATGGTTAA
- the plsX gene encoding phosphate acyltransferase PlsX: MVKIAIDMMGGDNAPDIVLEAVEKAVKDFEDLEVILFGDKNKCQLNHSRIEVRHCTETISMEDEPVRAIKRKKDSSMVRAAEAVKSGEADGCVSAGNTGALMSAGLFIVGRIKGVERPALVVTLPTISGKGFVFMDVGANADAKAEHLLQYGQLGNIYAQKIRGIDNPSVSLLNIGTENAKGNALTKKAYKLMNEQNGFRFTGNVEAKGLMDDVSDVIVTDGFTGNMVLKNLEGVAKSIGKMLKSTLLSNFKNKIAALILRKDLDELTSKVDYAEYGGSVLLGLNGIVVKAHGSSSAKAFYSAIRQAKIAGEQNIVSIMKNTVGEKNE, encoded by the coding sequence ATGGTTAAAATTGCAATTGATATGATGGGCGGAGATAACGCACCTGACATCGTTTTAGAAGCAGTTGAAAAAGCGGTGAAAGATTTTGAAGATTTAGAAGTGATTTTATTTGGAGATAAAAATAAATGCCAACTAAATCATTCACGTATTGAAGTACGTCATTGCACAGAAACAATTTCAATGGAAGATGAACCCGTTCGAGCGATTAAACGTAAAAAAGATAGCTCAATGGTTCGCGCAGCAGAGGCAGTGAAATCAGGTGAAGCAGATGGCTGTGTATCAGCAGGGAATACAGGCGCTTTAATGTCAGCTGGATTATTCATCGTTGGTAGAATTAAAGGCGTTGAACGCCCGGCCTTAGTTGTTACTTTACCTACGATTTCAGGTAAAGGCTTTGTCTTTATGGATGTAGGCGCTAATGCTGACGCAAAAGCGGAGCATTTATTGCAATATGGTCAACTTGGTAATATTTATGCTCAAAAAATACGCGGGATAGATAACCCATCTGTAAGTTTATTAAATATCGGTACTGAAAATGCTAAAGGTAATGCTTTAACTAAGAAAGCCTACAAACTTATGAATGAACAAAATGGTTTCCGGTTTACTGGTAATGTAGAAGCCAAAGGATTAATGGACGATGTTTCAGATGTTATTGTTACGGATGGTTTCACTGGTAACATGGTGCTTAAAAACTTAGAAGGTGTCGCTAAATCAATCGGAAAAATGCTTAAATCTACTTTATTAAGTAACTTTAAAAATAAAATTGCAGCGCTTATATTAAGAAAAGATTTAGACGAGTTAACGTCAAAAGTAGATTATGCCGAATATGGTGGCTCGGTTTTATTAGGATTAAATGGTATTGTAGTAAAAGCACATGGTAGTTCAAGTGCTAAAGCATTTTATTCAGCAATTAGACAAGCAAAAATCGCTGGCGAGCAAAATATCGTATCTATAATGAAAAACACGGTAGGTGAAAAAAATGAGTAA
- the fabD gene encoding ACP S-malonyltransferase produces MSKTAIIFPGQGSQKVGMAQDLYNESESATAILNQAQGQMDFDLLETMFTDEEGKLGQTENTQPALLTHSIALLNSLNDIKSDYTMGHSLGEYASLVASGVLKFEDAVKIVRKRGQLMAEAFPDGVGSMAAVLGLDLEDVQDICKKLSTEDEIIEPANINSPGQIVVSGHKTLIDKLVAEGKSLGAKRVLPLAVSGPFHSSMMEVIKEDFSQFIDQFEWQDAQFPVIQNVNAKGETDAKVIKQHMIEQLYSPVQFIESAQWLIEQGVDHFIEIGPGKVLSGLIKKINRDVKVTSIQTLEDVKGWNENE; encoded by the coding sequence ATGAGTAAAACAGCAATTATTTTCCCAGGACAAGGCTCACAAAAAGTAGGAATGGCACAAGATTTATACAACGAATCAGAAAGCGCGACAGCCATACTAAACCAAGCGCAAGGACAAATGGATTTTGATTTATTAGAAACAATGTTTACAGATGAAGAAGGTAAACTAGGTCAGACTGAGAATACACAACCTGCATTACTTACTCATAGTATTGCATTACTAAATAGTTTGAATGACATAAAGTCAGATTATACAATGGGACATAGCTTAGGAGAATATGCCAGTCTCGTTGCGAGTGGCGTGTTAAAGTTTGAAGACGCTGTGAAAATTGTACGTAAACGTGGCCAATTGATGGCTGAAGCCTTCCCAGATGGTGTAGGCAGTATGGCAGCAGTATTAGGTCTGGATTTAGAAGATGTTCAAGATATTTGTAAAAAGCTATCTACAGAAGATGAAATTATTGAACCTGCAAATATCAATTCTCCAGGTCAGATTGTTGTGTCAGGTCACAAAACGCTAATCGATAAGTTAGTGGCAGAAGGAAAATCACTTGGTGCTAAACGTGTATTACCACTTGCAGTATCAGGTCCTTTCCATTCTTCAATGATGGAAGTTATTAAAGAAGATTTCTCACAATTTATTGATCAATTTGAATGGCAAGATGCACAATTTCCAGTGATTCAAAATGTTAATGCAAAAGGCGAAACAGACGCTAAAGTAATTAAACAACATATGATAGAGCAATTATATTCTCCAGTTCAATTTATTGAATCTGCACAATGGTTAATTGAACAAGGTGTGGATCATTTCATAGAAATTGGACCAGGCAAAGTATTATCAGGACTCATTAAGAAAATAAACAGAGATGTTAAAGTAACTTCAATTCAAACATTAGAAGATGTAAAAGGGTGGAATGAAAATGAGTAA
- the fabG gene encoding 3-oxoacyl-[acyl-carrier-protein] reductase — MSKSALVTGASRGIGRSIAIQLAEEGYNVAVNYAGNKEKAEAVVEEIKAKGVDSFAIQANVANGDEVKAMIKEVVGQFGSVDVLVNNAGITRDNLLMRMKEHEWDDVIDTNLKGVFNCIQKVTPQMLRQKGGSIINLSSVVGAVGNPGQANYVATKAGVIGLTKSSARELASRGITVNAVAPGFIVSDMTDALSDELKDQMLEQIPLAKFGEDTDIANTVAFLASDKAKYITGQTIHVNGGMYM, encoded by the coding sequence ATGAGTAAAAGTGCATTAGTTACAGGTGCTTCAAGAGGTATTGGACGTAGTATTGCGATTCAACTTGCTGAAGAAGGCTATAATGTAGCAGTTAACTACGCTGGAAATAAAGAAAAAGCGGAAGCCGTAGTTGAAGAAATCAAAGCAAAAGGTGTAGACAGTTTCGCAATTCAAGCAAATGTTGCGAATGGCGATGAAGTTAAAGCAATGATTAAAGAGGTTGTAGGCCAATTCGGTTCTGTAGATGTGCTTGTAAACAATGCAGGTATCACTCGAGACAACTTATTGATGCGTATGAAAGAACATGAATGGGATGACGTGATCGATACAAACTTAAAAGGTGTATTCAATTGTATTCAAAAGGTAACACCACAAATGTTAAGACAAAAAGGCGGATCAATCATCAACCTATCTAGTGTCGTTGGTGCTGTAGGAAATCCAGGTCAAGCAAACTACGTAGCAACTAAAGCGGGTGTAATTGGTTTAACTAAATCATCTGCACGTGAATTAGCTTCTCGTGGCATTACCGTGAATGCTGTAGCTCCTGGTTTCATCGTGTCAGATATGACAGATGCACTTAGTGACGAACTTAAAGATCAAATGCTAGAGCAAATTCCACTTGCTAAATTTGGTGAAGATACAGATATCGCAAATACAGTAGCATTTTTAGCGTCAGATAAAGCAAAATATATCACAGGCCAAACAATTCATGTAAATGGTGGTATGTACATGTAA
- a CDS encoding acyl carrier protein, giving the protein MENFDKVKDIIVDRLGVDADKVTEDASFKDDLGADSLDIAELVMELEDEFDTEIPDEEAEKINTVGDAVQFINNLEK; this is encoded by the coding sequence GTGGAAAACTTCGACAAAGTAAAAGATATCATCGTTGACCGTTTAGGTGTTGACGCTGACAAAGTAACTGAAGATGCATCTTTCAAAGATGACTTAGGCGCTGACTCACTTGATATAGCTGAATTAGTTATGGAATTAGAAGATGAATTTGACACTGAAATTCCTGATGAAGAAGCTGAAAAAATCAACACTGTTGGTGACGCAGTTCAATTTATCAATAACTTAGAAAAATAA
- the rnc gene encoding ribonuclease III gives MIQQFQKHFKQKMKALELNHDNIELYQQAFSHSSFINDFNMNRLDHNERLEFLGDAVLELTVSRYLFDKYPELPEGNLTKMRATIVCEPSLVIFANKIQLNELILLGKGEEKTGGRTRPSLVSDAFEAFIGALYLDQGLDSVWSFAKKIIFPYVEENELEGVVDFKTQFQEYMHQRNKGEVTYRLINEEGPAHHRLFTSEVLLEGIAVAKGQGKTKKESEQKAAESAYKEMKKEEN, from the coding sequence ATGATACAACAATTCCAAAAGCATTTTAAACAAAAGATGAAAGCCTTGGAATTAAATCACGATAATATTGAATTATATCAACAAGCTTTTTCACATTCTAGCTTTATCAATGATTTCAATATGAATCGGTTAGATCACAATGAACGTTTAGAATTTTTAGGAGATGCGGTATTAGAATTGACGGTTTCACGTTATTTGTTTGATAAGTATCCAGAGTTACCAGAAGGCAACTTGACGAAGATGCGTGCAACAATTGTTTGTGAGCCCTCACTTGTAATATTTGCAAATAAAATTCAACTTAATGAACTTATTTTACTAGGTAAAGGTGAAGAAAAAACAGGTGGACGTACGAGACCATCCCTAGTTTCAGATGCGTTTGAAGCATTTATTGGCGCATTATATTTAGATCAAGGTTTAGATTCAGTATGGTCATTCGCTAAAAAAATTATCTTCCCTTACGTAGAAGAAAATGAATTAGAAGGGGTCGTAGATTTTAAGACTCAATTCCAAGAATATATGCATCAAAGAAATAAAGGTGAAGTAACCTATCGCTTAATTAATGAGGAAGGCCCTGCACATCATCGATTGTTTACTTCAGAAGTCTTGTTAGAAGGAATTGCGGTAGCAAAAGGACAAGGCAAAACCAAAAAAGAATCGGAACAAAAAGCAGCAGAAAGTGCATATAAAGAAATGAAAAAAGAAGAAAATTAG